In Streptomyces sp. NBC_00091, the following proteins share a genomic window:
- a CDS encoding LLM class flavin-dependent oxidoreductase — translation MPITVARFNLVDPDGTPESLSARYKAALEMAKYADERGIDTIQTEEHHGTSNNWLPSPFAFAGAVFGATRRIAVTVSAIIGPLYDPLRAAEDIAVLDLLSGGRLVTVAGIGYRPEEYEQQGAEWGRRGRLQDELLETLLEAWTGEPFTFRGRTVRVTPRPFTRPHPLLLVGGSSRAAARRAARLGLPFFPSAHLPELEAYYREQLAEHGTEGFCMMPAAETPLLHIAEDPDRVWAEHGERFLHEAGTYASWQSKEIRSAVRSAARSVAELRAEGVYRVLTPEQAVAYARGAGEAGNLVLHPLCGGMPVDEGWRSLRLLCEQVLPRLKD, via the coding sequence ATGCCCATCACCGTGGCCCGGTTCAACCTGGTCGACCCCGACGGCACCCCCGAGAGCCTCTCCGCCCGCTACAAGGCCGCCCTGGAGATGGCCAAGTACGCGGACGAGCGCGGGATCGACACCATCCAGACCGAGGAGCACCACGGCACCTCCAACAACTGGCTGCCCTCTCCCTTCGCCTTCGCCGGCGCGGTCTTCGGCGCCACCCGCCGGATCGCCGTCACCGTGTCGGCGATCATCGGCCCGCTCTACGACCCGCTGCGGGCCGCCGAGGACATCGCGGTGCTCGACCTGCTGAGCGGCGGCCGGCTGGTCACGGTGGCGGGCATCGGCTACCGGCCCGAGGAGTACGAGCAGCAGGGCGCGGAGTGGGGCCGGCGCGGCCGGCTCCAGGACGAGCTGCTGGAGACCCTGCTCGAGGCGTGGACCGGCGAGCCGTTCACCTTCCGCGGCCGGACCGTACGGGTCACCCCGCGCCCCTTCACCCGGCCCCACCCGCTGCTCCTGGTCGGCGGCAGCTCCAGGGCGGCGGCCCGCCGCGCGGCCCGGCTGGGGCTGCCCTTCTTCCCCAGCGCACACCTGCCGGAGCTGGAGGCGTACTACCGGGAGCAGCTCGCGGAGCACGGCACCGAGGGGTTCTGCATGATGCCCGCCGCCGAGACCCCGCTGCTGCACATCGCGGAGGACCCGGACCGGGTGTGGGCGGAGCACGGCGAGCGGTTCCTGCACGAGGCCGGGACGTACGCCTCCTGGCAGTCCAAGGAGATCCGCAGCGCCGTACGGTCGGCCGCGCGCTCGGTGGCGGAGCTGCGCGCGGAGGGCGTGTACCGGGTCCTGACCCCGGAGCAGGCGGTGGCGTACGCCCGGGGCGCCGGCGAGGCGGGGAACCTGGTGCTGCACCCGCTGTGCGGGGGCATGCCGGTGGACGAGGGCTGGCGCAGCCTGCGGCTGCTGTGCGAACAGGTGCTGCCCCGGCTCAAGGACTGA
- a CDS encoding sugar porter family MFS transporter → MTSSTAQAPAPGGGRASQPDHLGHVIFITAAAAMGGFLFGYDSSVINGAVVAIRDRFDIGSGALAQVIAAALIGCALGAATAGRLADRIGRIRCMQIAAVLFTASAIGSALPFALWDLAMWRVIGGFGIGMASVIGPAYIAEVSPPAYRGRLASFQQAAIVIGIAISQLVNWGILNLADGDQRGKIGGLEAWQWMLGVMVVPAVLYGLMSFVIPESPRFLISAGRTAEARKVLAEVEGGQVDLDVRVAEIEAAMRSEHKSTFRDLLGGRFGLMPIVWIGIGLSVFQQLVGINVIFYYSSSLWQSVGIDPTSSFLYSFTTSIINIIGTVIAMIFVDRIGRKPLALIGSAGMALSLGLCAWAFSYKSDVAGEISMPGTQGTVALIAAHAFVLFFALSWGVVVWVLLGEMFPNRIRAAALGVAAAAQWVANWVITVTFPTLSDWNLSGAYVIYTVFAVLSIPFILKWVPETKGKALEEMG, encoded by the coding sequence TTGACCAGCAGCACAGCGCAGGCGCCCGCGCCCGGCGGCGGACGCGCGTCCCAGCCCGACCACCTCGGGCACGTCATCTTCATCACCGCGGCCGCCGCGATGGGCGGATTCCTCTTCGGATACGACAGCTCCGTCATCAACGGCGCCGTCGTCGCCATCCGGGACCGCTTCGACATCGGCTCCGGCGCACTCGCCCAGGTGATCGCCGCCGCGCTGATCGGCTGCGCGCTCGGCGCCGCCACCGCGGGGCGCCTCGCCGACCGGATCGGCCGCATCCGCTGCATGCAGATCGCCGCCGTGCTGTTCACGGCCAGCGCCATCGGCTCGGCCCTGCCCTTCGCGCTCTGGGACCTCGCCATGTGGCGGGTCATCGGCGGCTTCGGCATCGGCATGGCCTCCGTCATCGGCCCCGCCTACATCGCCGAGGTGTCCCCGCCCGCCTACCGGGGCCGGCTCGCCTCCTTCCAGCAGGCCGCCATCGTGATCGGCATCGCCATCTCGCAGCTGGTCAACTGGGGCATCCTCAACCTGGCCGACGGTGACCAGCGCGGGAAGATCGGCGGGCTCGAGGCCTGGCAGTGGATGCTCGGCGTGATGGTCGTCCCGGCCGTGCTCTACGGCCTGATGTCCTTCGTCATCCCCGAGTCCCCCCGCTTCCTGATCTCCGCCGGCCGCACCGCCGAGGCCCGCAAGGTGTTGGCCGAGGTCGAGGGCGGCCAGGTCGACCTCGACGTGCGCGTCGCCGAGATCGAGGCGGCCATGCGCTCCGAGCACAAGTCCACCTTCAGGGACCTGCTCGGCGGCCGCTTCGGACTGATGCCCATCGTCTGGATCGGCATCGGCCTCTCGGTCTTCCAGCAGCTGGTCGGCATCAACGTGATCTTCTACTACAGCTCCTCGCTGTGGCAGTCCGTCGGCATCGACCCGACCAGCTCCTTCCTCTACTCCTTCACCACGTCGATCATCAACATCATCGGCACGGTGATCGCGATGATCTTCGTCGACCGGATCGGCCGCAAGCCGCTCGCGCTGATCGGCTCGGCCGGCATGGCCCTCTCCCTCGGCCTCTGCGCCTGGGCGTTCTCCTACAAGAGCGATGTCGCCGGCGAGATCTCCATGCCCGGGACCCAGGGCACGGTCGCGCTGATCGCCGCGCACGCCTTCGTGCTCTTCTTCGCCCTGTCCTGGGGCGTGGTGGTCTGGGTGCTGCTCGGCGAGATGTTCCCCAACCGGATCCGGGCCGCCGCGCTCGGTGTCGCCGCCGCGGCCCAGTGGGTCGCCAACTGGGTCATCACCGTCACCTTCCCGACCCTGTCGGACTGGAACCTGTCCGGCGCCTACGTCATCTACACGGTCTTCGCCGTGCTCTCGATCCCGTTCATCCTCAAGTGGGTGCCGGAGACCAAGGGCAAGGCGTTGGAGGAGATGGGGTAA
- a CDS encoding AAA family ATPase, producing the protein MHLKSLTLRGFKSFASATTLRFEPGITCVVGPNGSGKSNVVDALSWVMGEQGAKSLRGGKMEDVIFAGTTGRPPLGRAEVSLTIDNCDGALPIEYAEVTITRIMFRGGSSEYQINGDTCRLLDIQELLSDSGIGREMHVIVGQGQLDSVLHADPMGRRAFIEEAAGVLKHRKRKEKALRKLDAMQANLARVQDLTDELRRQLKPLGRQAAVARRAAVIQADLRDAKLRLLADDLVALRGALDAEIADEAALKERKESAERDLEDALRREAELEESVRRLAPRLQRAQQTWYELSQLAERVRGTASLAEARVKSASAPVEEERRGRDPEEMEREAARIREQEAELTAALEAAERALEDTAAHRAELERALAEEERRLRDLARAIADRREELARLTGRLGAARSRAGAAQAEIERLVAARDEARARAVAAREEYEELAEEVGGLEDPSVEGEYEAAKAGLTGAEAALAAAREALTSAERSRAAVSARRDALALGLRRKDGTGALLAARERLAGLLGPAAERVSVAPGYEVAVAAALGSAADAVAVASAGAAAEAIRHLRDADAGRATFLIAPAPTVPGQPPAVLPAPAPAPAVVPGQAPHPGGAGLPGQAEGPGEFPHPAPSRNRGSAPDPVRGSAPDSGVGSALGLGLGSAPDPGSGSAPDPEAGSALGLGVVVGRRWWEAAALVGGDAEVVRAVAWVLREHVVVGTLEEAEAVVAERPGLIAVTADGDVLGAHLAHGGSAGAPSLIEVQAAVDEAAAELERLEAECRELAAAKEAAQDRRAGAAALAEELAERRRAGEQARAGVAQQLGRLAGQAKGALGEAERSALAAATAQEALERARVDVEECAERLEAAQELPLAEEPDASARDRLAADGANARQTEMEARLQLRTHEERVKGLAGRADALDRGARAEREARARAERRRERLRHEAEVGRAVADGARQLLAHLEVSIGRAEQERTAAEQAKGLRERELGEARGRGRDLKGELDKLTDSVHRGEVLGAEKRLRIEQLETRALEELGVEPAALVAEYGPDQPVPPSPPAEGEELPDDPEHPRNRPGPFDRVRQEKRLRAAERAYQQLGKVNPLALEEFAALEERHQFLSEQLEDLRKTRADLLQVVKEVDQRVEQVFTEAYRDTAREFEGVFSRLFPGGEGRLVLTDPDNMLATGVDVEARPPGKKVKRLSLLSGGERSLTAVALLVSIFKARPSPFYVMDEVEAALDDTNLQRLIRIMEELQESSQLIVITHQKRTMEVADALYGVSMQGDGVSKVISQRLR; encoded by the coding sequence GTGCACCTCAAGTCCCTGACCCTGCGTGGCTTCAAATCGTTTGCCTCCGCTACCACCCTGCGCTTCGAACCGGGCATCACCTGCGTCGTCGGCCCGAACGGATCGGGCAAGTCCAACGTGGTCGACGCGCTGTCCTGGGTCATGGGGGAACAGGGAGCCAAATCCCTGCGCGGCGGGAAGATGGAAGACGTCATCTTCGCGGGCACGACGGGACGGCCGCCGCTGGGGCGGGCCGAGGTCTCCCTCACCATCGACAACTGCGACGGCGCCCTGCCGATCGAGTACGCCGAGGTCACCATCACGCGGATCATGTTCCGCGGCGGCAGCAGCGAGTACCAGATCAACGGGGACACCTGCCGGCTCCTCGACATCCAGGAGCTGCTCTCCGACTCCGGCATCGGCCGCGAGATGCACGTCATCGTCGGACAGGGCCAGCTCGACTCCGTCCTGCACGCCGACCCGATGGGCCGCCGCGCCTTCATCGAGGAGGCCGCGGGCGTACTCAAGCACCGCAAGCGCAAGGAGAAGGCGCTGCGCAAACTCGACGCGATGCAGGCCAACCTCGCGCGGGTGCAGGACCTGACCGACGAACTGCGCCGCCAGCTCAAGCCCCTGGGACGGCAGGCGGCGGTGGCCCGCCGGGCCGCCGTGATCCAGGCGGACCTGCGCGACGCGAAGCTGCGGCTGCTCGCCGACGACCTTGTGGCCCTCAGGGGCGCCCTCGACGCGGAGATCGCGGACGAGGCCGCACTGAAGGAGCGCAAGGAGTCCGCCGAGCGGGACCTCGAGGACGCGCTGCGGCGCGAGGCCGAGCTGGAGGAATCGGTACGGCGCCTCGCGCCCCGGCTCCAGCGGGCCCAGCAGACCTGGTACGAGCTGTCGCAACTGGCCGAACGGGTACGCGGGACCGCGTCCCTGGCCGAGGCCCGGGTCAAGAGCGCCTCCGCCCCGGTGGAGGAGGAGCGGCGGGGCCGCGACCCCGAGGAGATGGAGCGGGAGGCCGCGCGGATCCGGGAGCAGGAGGCGGAGCTGACGGCCGCTCTGGAGGCGGCCGAGCGGGCGCTGGAGGACACCGCCGCGCACCGGGCCGAGCTGGAGCGCGCGCTGGCCGAGGAGGAGCGGCGGCTGCGGGACCTCGCGCGGGCCATCGCCGACCGGCGTGAGGAACTGGCCCGGCTGACCGGGCGGCTGGGGGCGGCCCGTTCGCGGGCGGGCGCGGCGCAGGCGGAGATCGAGCGGCTCGTGGCGGCCCGGGACGAGGCGCGGGCCCGGGCGGTGGCCGCGCGGGAGGAGTACGAGGAACTGGCCGAGGAGGTCGGCGGGCTCGAAGACCCCTCGGTGGAGGGGGAGTACGAGGCGGCGAAGGCCGGGCTGACCGGGGCGGAGGCCGCGCTGGCGGCGGCCCGCGAGGCGCTGACCTCGGCGGAACGATCCCGCGCGGCCGTCTCCGCGCGGCGGGACGCGCTCGCGCTCGGGCTGCGGCGCAAGGACGGGACGGGGGCGCTGCTCGCCGCGCGCGAGCGGCTGGCCGGGCTGCTCGGGCCGGCGGCGGAGCGGGTGTCGGTGGCCCCGGGGTACGAGGTCGCGGTGGCGGCGGCCCTTGGCTCCGCCGCGGATGCGGTGGCCGTTGCCTCGGCCGGGGCCGCCGCCGAGGCCATCCGGCACCTGCGGGACGCCGATGCGGGGCGGGCCACCTTCCTGATCGCCCCGGCCCCCACCGTCCCGGGCCAGCCCCCGGCCGTGCTTCCGGCCCCGGCCCCGGCCCCGGCCGTGGTTCCGGGGCAGGCCCCGCACCCGGGCGGTGCCGGGCTGCCCGGGCAGGCCGAGGGCCCGGGAGAATTCCCCCACCCCGCCCCTTCCCGAAACCGGGGCTCCGCCCCGGACCCCGTGCGGGGCTCCGCCCCGGACTCCGGGGTGGGCTCTGCCCTGGGCCTCGGGTTGGGCTCTGCGCCGGACCCCGGGTCGGGTTCTGCGCCGGACCCCGAGGCGGGCTCTGCCCTGGGGCTTGGGGTGGTGGTGGGGCGGCGGTGGTGGGAGGCTGCTGCGTTGGTCGGGGGGGATGCCGAGGTGGTGCGGGCCGTGGCGTGGGTGCTGCGGGAGCACGTCGTGGTCGGGACCCTGGAGGAGGCCGAGGCGGTGGTCGCCGAGCGGCCCGGCCTGATCGCGGTGACCGCCGACGGGGACGTGCTCGGCGCGCACCTCGCACACGGAGGCTCCGCCGGCGCGCCCAGCCTGATCGAGGTGCAGGCCGCCGTGGACGAGGCGGCGGCGGAGCTGGAGCGGCTGGAAGCCGAGTGCCGCGAGCTGGCCGCGGCGAAGGAGGCGGCCCAGGACCGGCGCGCCGGGGCGGCCGCCCTCGCCGAGGAGCTGGCCGAGCGGCGCCGGGCCGGGGAGCAGGCCCGGGCGGGGGTGGCCCAGCAGCTCGGCCGGCTCGCCGGGCAGGCGAAGGGGGCCCTGGGCGAAGCCGAGCGCAGCGCCCTGGCCGCAGCCACGGCTCAGGAGGCGCTGGAGCGCGCGCGGGTCGACGTAGAGGAATGCGCGGAGCGGCTCGAGGCGGCGCAGGAGTTGCCGCTCGCCGAGGAGCCCGACGCCTCGGCCCGCGACCGCCTCGCCGCCGACGGGGCGAACGCGCGGCAGACCGAGATGGAGGCCCGCCTCCAGCTGCGCACCCACGAGGAGCGGGTCAAGGGGCTCGCCGGGCGGGCCGACGCGCTCGACCGGGGCGCCCGCGCCGAGCGCGAGGCCCGGGCCCGCGCGGAGCGGCGCCGCGAGCGGCTGCGCCACGAGGCCGAGGTGGGCCGGGCGGTCGCCGACGGGGCGCGCCAGCTGCTGGCGCACCTGGAGGTGTCGATCGGCCGGGCCGAGCAGGAGCGGACGGCCGCCGAGCAGGCCAAGGGGCTGCGCGAGCGGGAGCTCGGCGAGGCCCGCGGCCGGGGCCGCGACCTCAAGGGCGAGCTCGACAAGCTCACGGACTCCGTACACCGCGGCGAGGTGCTCGGCGCCGAGAAGCGGCTGCGGATCGAGCAGCTGGAGACGCGGGCGCTGGAGGAGCTGGGCGTGGAGCCGGCCGCCCTGGTGGCGGAGTACGGGCCCGACCAGCCGGTTCCGCCGTCTCCGCCCGCCGAGGGCGAGGAGCTGCCGGACGATCCGGAGCACCCCCGCAACCGGCCCGGCCCCTTCGACCGGGTCCGGCAGGAGAAGCGGCTCAGGGCGGCCGAGCGTGCCTACCAGCAGCTGGGCAAGGTCAACCCGCTCGCGCTGGAGGAGTTCGCCGCCCTGGAGGAGCGCCACCAGTTCCTCAGCGAACAGCTGGAGGACCTGCGCAAGACCCGCGCCGACCTCCTTCAAGTGGTGAAGGAGGTCGACCAGCGGGTCGAGCAGGTCTTCACCGAGGCGTACCGGGACACCGCCCGTGAGTTCGAGGGGGTGTTCTCGCGACTGTTCCCCGGCGGCGAGGGCCGTCTGGTGCTCACCGACCCGGACAACATGCTGGCGACCGGCGTGGACGTCGAGGCCCGCCCGCCCGGCAAGAAGGTCAAGCGGCTGTCCCTGCTGTCCGGCGGCGAGCGGTCGCTGACGGCCGTGGCGCTGCTTGTCTCCATCTTCAAGGCGCGGCCCAGCCCCTTCTACGTGATGGACGAGGTCGAGGCCGCCCTGGACGACACCAACCTCCAGCGGCTGATCCGCATCATGGAGGAGCTCCAGGAGAGCTCTCAGCTGATCGTCATCACGCACCAGAAGCGGACGATGGAGGTCGCGGACGCCCTCTACGGCGTCTCGATGCAGGGCGACGGGGTCTCGAAGGTCATCAGCCAGCGGCTCCGCTGA
- a CDS encoding acylphosphatase, producing the protein MNEDVRMTAWVRGRVQGVGFRWFTRANALEIGGMIGFALNLDDGRVQVVAEGQRENCHRLLDWLRSADTPGRVDGVTEIWGTPRGGYDGFEIR; encoded by the coding sequence ATGAATGAAGATGTCCGCATGACCGCCTGGGTGCGCGGCCGTGTACAGGGAGTGGGCTTCCGCTGGTTCACCAGGGCCAATGCTCTGGAGATCGGCGGCATGATCGGCTTCGCGCTCAACCTCGACGACGGTCGAGTGCAGGTGGTGGCCGAAGGTCAACGTGAGAATTGCCACCGGCTGCTGGATTGGCTCCGCTCCGCCGACACGCCCGGACGGGTGGACGGGGTGACAGAGATCTGGGGCACACCGCGCGGTGGCTACGACGGCTTCGAGATCCGGTGA
- a CDS encoding CAP domain-containing protein, giving the protein MGRHRLHAAPRRGAKRTAVRAGLLGVSAAVALGTAAVTTGFVPVGGAFPYVGTGAGDKTEARAKPSADADADAGAGLEQQGGLANLSGRASSAPEAGTPSATPSASPSPSTSPSPSASPSTTPSPSASTKEPEKREPEKSAAPQPPKPAAPKPPAAPKPAAPTAGDGHSAEEAAVLALVNQERAQAGCVPVRANPPLAALAGAFSKDMAVRGFFDHTDPDGNTPWQRAQNAGISGMGGENIARGQGDAKSVMESWMKSPGHKANILNCEFRTLGVGVHFGSGGPWWTQDFGF; this is encoded by the coding sequence ATGGGACGCCACCGACTCCACGCCGCGCCTCGGCGCGGTGCCAAGCGCACCGCCGTGCGCGCCGGGCTGCTCGGCGTGTCCGCGGCCGTGGCCCTCGGCACGGCGGCCGTGACGACCGGGTTCGTGCCGGTCGGCGGCGCCTTCCCCTACGTCGGCACGGGCGCCGGGGACAAGACGGAGGCCCGGGCCAAGCCCTCCGCCGACGCCGACGCCGACGCCGGCGCGGGGCTGGAGCAGCAGGGCGGCCTGGCCAACCTGTCGGGCCGGGCCTCCTCCGCCCCCGAGGCGGGCACGCCCTCGGCCACCCCCTCGGCCTCCCCCAGCCCCTCCACCTCGCCCTCCCCGTCGGCATCGCCCTCGACCACTCCCTCCCCCTCGGCCTCCACCAAGGAGCCGGAGAAGAGGGAGCCAGAGAAGAGCGCGGCCCCGCAGCCGCCGAAGCCGGCCGCCCCCAAGCCCCCGGCGGCGCCGAAGCCCGCGGCCCCGACGGCCGGGGACGGGCACTCCGCCGAGGAGGCCGCGGTGCTCGCCCTGGTGAACCAGGAGCGCGCCCAGGCCGGGTGCGTCCCGGTCCGGGCCAACCCGCCGCTGGCGGCGCTGGCCGGTGCCTTCAGCAAGGACATGGCCGTACGGGGCTTCTTCGACCACACCGACCCGGACGGGAACACCCCGTGGCAGCGGGCCCAGAACGCGGGGATCTCCGGCATGGGCGGCGAGAACATCGCGCGCGGCCAGGGGGACGCGAAGTCGGTGATGGAGTCCTGGATGAAGAGCCCGGGCCACAAGGCGAACATCCTCAACTGCGAATTCCGCACCCTGGGCGTCGGTGTCCACTTCGGCTCCGGCGGCCCCTGGTGGACCCAGGACTTCGGCTTCTGA
- a CDS encoding flavodoxin family protein: MSANTPTPVVSIAYHSGYGHTAVVAEAVRAGAAATGATVHLIKVDEIGDAEWELLDGSDAIVFGSPTYMGTASGAFHVFAEATSKRWFGDVWQDKVAAGFTNSGSKSGDKLHTLQFFQTLASQHGMSWVNLGLKPGWNSTAGSEFDLNRLGFFSGAAAQTNSDEGPEGVHKADIATAEHLGRRVAEHTRVVVAGRAALAAAGV; the protein is encoded by the coding sequence ATGTCCGCGAACACCCCCACCCCCGTCGTCTCCATCGCCTACCACTCGGGATACGGCCACACCGCCGTCGTCGCCGAGGCCGTGCGGGCGGGCGCCGCCGCCACGGGGGCCACGGTCCACCTGATCAAGGTCGACGAGATCGGGGACGCCGAGTGGGAGCTGCTGGACGGCTCCGACGCGATCGTCTTCGGCTCCCCGACCTACATGGGCACCGCTTCCGGCGCCTTCCACGTCTTCGCCGAGGCCACCTCGAAGCGCTGGTTCGGCGATGTGTGGCAGGACAAGGTGGCCGCCGGGTTCACCAACTCCGGCTCCAAGTCCGGCGACAAGCTCCACACCCTGCAGTTCTTCCAGACGCTGGCCTCGCAGCACGGCATGAGCTGGGTCAACCTGGGCCTGAAGCCGGGCTGGAACTCCACCGCCGGCTCCGAGTTCGACCTCAACCGTCTCGGCTTCTTCTCCGGCGCGGCCGCCCAGACCAACTCCGACGAGGGCCCGGAGGGCGTGCACAAGGCCGACATCGCGACCGCCGAGCACCTCGGCCGGCGGGTCGCCGAGCACACCCGCGTGGTCGTGGCGGGCCGGGCGGCCCTGGCGGCCGCCGGAGTCTGA
- a CDS encoding helix-turn-helix domain-containing protein, translating into METPVCTEAIADDLPFDVFARACPSRETLEHVTGRWGSLTVGALQEGPCRFNELRRKVDGVSEKMLSQTLHALERDGIVHREAQPTNPPRVDYELTPLGREIAARLLSLIHFLEGSMDEVLVSRQTYDAARGGR; encoded by the coding sequence ATGGAGACCCCTGTCTGTACCGAAGCCATCGCGGACGACCTGCCGTTCGACGTCTTCGCCCGCGCCTGCCCCTCGCGCGAAACCCTGGAACACGTCACGGGCCGCTGGGGCAGCCTCACCGTCGGCGCCCTCCAGGAGGGCCCGTGCCGCTTCAACGAGCTGCGCCGCAAGGTCGACGGCGTGAGCGAGAAGATGCTCTCCCAGACCCTCCACGCCCTGGAGCGCGACGGCATCGTCCACCGTGAGGCGCAGCCGACCAACCCGCCCCGCGTCGACTACGAGCTGACCCCGCTGGGCCGCGAGATCGCCGCCCGCCTGCTCTCCCTGATCCACTTCCTGGAGGGCAGCATGGACGAGGTCCTGGTCTCCCGGCAGACCTACGACGCCGCGCGCGGCGGCCGCTGA
- the mutM gene encoding bifunctional DNA-formamidopyrimidine glycosylase/DNA-(apurinic or apyrimidinic site) lyase, with product MPELPEVEVVRRGLERWVAGRTVDAVEVLHPRAVRRHLAGGADFAARLAGQTIGVPRRRGKYLWLPLEGRDLSVLGHLGMSGQLLVQPAGAPDEKHLRIRVRFADDAGTELRFVDQRTFGGLSLHETVPGSAEGLPDVIAHIARDPLDPLFDEGAYHLALRAKRTTVKRALLDQSLISGVGNIYADEALWRAKLHYERPTATLTRPRSAELLTHVREVMNAALAVGGTSFDSLYVNVNGESGYFDRSLDAYGREGEPCRRCGTPMRRRAWMNRSSYFCPRCQRPPRAAS from the coding sequence ATGCCCGAGCTGCCCGAAGTCGAAGTGGTGCGGCGCGGCCTGGAGCGCTGGGTGGCCGGGCGGACCGTCGACGCGGTGGAGGTGCTCCACCCCCGGGCCGTACGCAGGCACCTGGCGGGCGGGGCCGATTTCGCGGCGCGCCTGGCCGGGCAGACCATCGGGGTGCCCCGGCGGCGCGGGAAGTACCTGTGGCTGCCCCTGGAGGGGCGGGACCTGTCCGTCCTCGGGCACCTCGGGATGAGCGGGCAGCTGCTGGTGCAGCCGGCCGGCGCCCCCGATGAGAAGCACCTGCGGATCCGCGTCCGCTTCGCCGACGACGCGGGCACCGAGCTGCGCTTCGTCGACCAGCGCACCTTCGGCGGGCTCTCGCTGCACGAGACCGTCCCCGGCAGCGCCGAGGGACTGCCCGACGTGATCGCGCACATCGCCCGCGACCCGCTGGACCCGCTCTTCGACGAGGGGGCCTACCACCTGGCGCTGCGCGCGAAGCGCACCACCGTCAAGCGGGCCCTGCTGGACCAGTCGCTGATCAGCGGGGTCGGCAACATCTACGCCGACGAGGCCCTGTGGCGCGCGAAGCTGCACTACGAGCGCCCCACCGCCACCCTCACCCGCCCCCGGAGCGCGGAACTCCTGACCCATGTGCGGGAGGTCATGAACGCCGCGCTCGCGGTCGGCGGGACCAGCTTCGACAGCCTGTACGTCAACGTGAACGGCGAGTCCGGCTACTTCGACCGGTCTCTGGACGCCTACGGGCGCGAGGGCGAGCCCTGCCGCCGCTGCGGTACGCCGATGCGGCGGAGGGCGTGGATGAACCGGTCCAGCTACTTCTGCCCGCGGTGTCAGCGGCCGCCGCGCGCGGCGTCGTAG
- the rnc gene encoding ribonuclease III, producing MSELSNAEKQADSNNAASSHTLLEGRLGYQLESALLVRALTHRSYAYENGGLPTNERLEFLGDSVLGLVVTDTLYTTHPDLPEGQLAKLRAAVVNSRALAEVGRGLELGSFIRLGRGEEGTGGRDKASILADTLEAVIGAVYLDKGLEAASELVHRLFDPLIEKSSNLGAGLDWKTSLQELTAAEGLGVPEYLVTETGPDHEKTFTAAARVGGVSYGTGTGRSKKEAEQQAAESAWRGIRAAADERKAAEAAASAAAPAQDGGAQAPVAPAPDA from the coding sequence ATGTCTGAGCTGTCCAACGCTGAGAAGCAGGCAGACAGTAACAACGCGGCCTCGTCCCACACGCTTCTGGAAGGGCGGCTCGGGTACCAACTCGAGTCCGCCCTTCTGGTGCGTGCGCTGACCCACCGTTCGTACGCGTACGAGAACGGCGGTCTGCCCACCAACGAACGCCTGGAGTTCCTCGGGGACTCCGTGCTGGGCCTGGTGGTCACGGACACGCTGTACACGACCCACCCCGATCTGCCGGAAGGCCAGCTGGCCAAACTGCGGGCCGCGGTGGTCAACTCTCGTGCGCTGGCGGAGGTCGGGCGCGGCCTCGAACTCGGCTCCTTCATCCGGCTCGGCCGGGGCGAAGAGGGCACGGGCGGGCGGGACAAGGCCTCCATCCTCGCCGACACCCTGGAAGCGGTGATCGGCGCCGTCTACCTCGACAAGGGCCTCGAAGCGGCCTCGGAGCTGGTTCACCGGCTCTTCGACCCGCTCATCGAGAAGTCCTCCAACCTCGGGGCCGGCCTGGACTGGAAGACCAGTCTCCAGGAGCTCACGGCGGCCGAAGGCCTTGGTGTACCGGAGTACCTGGTCACCGAGACCGGACCGGACCACGAGAAGACCTTCACAGCTGCCGCTCGCGTCGGTGGTGTCTCGTACGGCACCGGCACCGGCCGCAGCAAGAAGGAAGCGGAACAGCAGGCGGCGGAGTCCGCGTGGCGCGGTATCCGCGCCGCCGCGGACGAGCGGAAGGCGGCGGAAGCCGCTGCTTCCGCCGCCGCTCCGGCACAGGACGGCGGGGCGCAGGCGCCCGTCGCCCCGGCGCCGGACGCCTGA
- the rpmF gene encoding 50S ribosomal protein L32, producing MAVPKRKMSRSNTRHRRSQWKAAVPTLVSCERCQEPKLQHIACPSCGTYNKRQVLEV from the coding sequence GTGGCTGTTCCGAAGCGGAAGATGTCGCGCAGCAACACGCGCCACCGCCGGTCGCAGTGGAAGGCTGCGGTCCCCACCCTGGTTTCGTGTGAGCGTTGCCAGGAGCCGAAGCTCCAGCACATCGCGTGCCCGAGCTGCGGCACCTACAACAAGCGCCAGGTCCTCGAGGTCTGA